AGAAAATGACCTTTTGATTTGTCTTCTTCTACAAGGCCTTCATTCCCTTTCGTACACATGgctatttttctttgttggtgGCTTTTGACAATGATTGCATAAAGACGGTTCACTAGTGCTGCACTGAAGGGTATCCCAATCGAAACAGATATTCCGAGATCGGTTACAAACATGTATATATTTGTTGTATCATTATGACTCCCATTTTGTTCCTTGATTACAACCCTTGTTGTTTTTACTATCCCTGCAACGTACTAACATATAtgtgatgttgattttttaaaaaatggaaaaacacatacatacatatatatatatatatatatatatatatatatatatatatatatatatatatatatatatatatatatatataatgatcaCTATGTACCCATTTCGATCGACATTTAGTTTTTACTAAAATTGTCATCTTTTTCAATACTTAACTAAAACCATATTTTTGTTCTCTTGATGTATAATTTCACTTCTAAAAATGTACATGCACTTAATGCCTGGAAAAGACTGTCAAACACTTGATAGACGAAAATTAATAGAATACTGTTTATGGGTAACTTTtacaaacaatataaaaatgtattattttatgaataatttgaaaattataatcaatttcCTTAAGGGGTGTGTCTAGTATAGTGCTTGgttaattgaaaaaatgaagggggaaaaaagaatatagaaaaagaagaaatggaaatacagaaaaacaaaacagaccaagaattagaaaaaaatttaaaaaaagaataaaataaattccaaaAGGTTGACCTCTTATTAATATGTAATTGCAAGCTAGTATTTGATATGTTATGCTTTAAAGATAATTGTACAAGAGAAATGTGAGAAAGACATTCTTTAATTAACACACAGTATCTTCTCACAAACTTAGTGTGTTGCTAAGTTACACTCTCATTGAGtattctaattattattttttattttgatttgttgaTTTTGTCCTCTATTCActctttctccatttttttgtatacttttttttttctttttatttcattcattctCCATTCGCCCTTACATGTAACTAACTGTGTCCTCATTTCAAATATTGTTTGACCAACAGGATTCAAATCTTTATACTAAATTAATCACAGCTGTCCACCAAAATTAGTGACTCGTAGTACGTAATGCAGGGTTGTACCTAAATATGCATGATCACCAAGTGAAGAAAAAAGGTGAGATGAGGATATTTGGGTTGAGTAAAAGGCTTggcaacaaaatgaagaaaacagaCAACTTCATAAAGAAAGGTCATATCCATCCAGACAAGCAAATTGTGATGGAAGGTAATACTGCCTCTGTTTAGCTGATTTCGTAGGTCAAGATAAAAATTAgggttaattatgtttttgtttataatttttttgcaactttttttagtctttaaaccattttttttatcgtttTTAGTATATACTCTTTcttttagtaattttattttctgtgtcaagttttttttcatcaactttgctttcaattaataatattaattgtcaATATTATAATCAAATTAGAAGTTGAATGACTTGTTACACTATTAAGGAATCTAACAAACAATCATTTATGACGTGATAAAACATGATTATAAACATAATTGTTACTTAACAGTAAAAGctaaaattgttaataaaaaaccaaaagaattttatttacaGGCAAAAATTTAACtatcaacaacaaaattaaccctaaaaataataaaattatcaaatatactATTGTCCaaggtaaaatatatttttaatttctataatttaactttttttatttttggtctctataagttcattttttaattttagttctagtatgtttattttttcaattttgatcctataagatatttttttatttttagttcacgcaagtttgtgtttttttaattttcgttCTAGATATTTAAACCTTATCTATAtttcaaaagttattttttttacatatttcaaaagttattcttgcttttttttttttaataagcaaatatttttattaatagaaagCACCAGAGGTGCCAAGTTACATAGGATAGGATACTGCCTTCCAGTGCTAACAAATAGACACTGAATTACTACCAACAAATCACTCAGGCACCCTTCAAAACAAACCAAGTAGTTAAGCACCATCCTTTAGAATCATGTTATATACAGCCATATAGAACATATAATAAGATGCCAAAGATTGCACAAGCACCTGCGTACAAGAATACAGATCCCCAACCATTCCATAAGCCCTCGACCTGCATAAACTTCTCCAACAGTACCTAGGAACAACACTCAACAAGCACCAACACCCAAGTTACAGAACAGTATGCCCAGAAAATATTCTTGCTTCCTACCTATAACAATGAATAAAGTGGATATTTTGATTCGTTATATACTTCTTGTAgatatctttatttttcaaaaatttgttgTGTATTTATCCTTTAGCTTTGTAACTTCCACATATATAGGGATAATATTTCCATTCATATCTTATAGACACTAACATAATATCTACAATTAGTAAAGTCAATATTCAATCAATAGATTAGGTGGGGACTGGAAATTTACCTACAAAATTTATTGAGTGTGagtatattattaatcaattttaaaaattaaaacattgcatttatgaattattttgcagaaatgtttttaactaatatctTTTATTGATTTTACACTGAGTATATAAATAtccaatgaatatttttaaatgtcaaTTAAAATTACTACATGCATAAATATGAGAGCAAATATTAATACTTCTTAAAAGCAGATATAAAGTCGAatacttttattaatattttctttatctaaATCCTGTCTATTGTGGTTCCTACTTCCACAAACCACCCAACCCTCAACTGATATTTTCCCGCACTTATTTATCCTTTAACTATGTAACTTCTGCAAACCTCTATcagttttcatgttttttttctatctttttttatatataatttataatataattattataaaattaaacaaacatatTATAAATGACAGTTTGTAATTACTAGATAATAACGTAAAAACCTTTATATCAcctttgtatatattatttattatttttaaaatattatcattaaatacatattattctcttaaaattaatttgacaaactAAAATACATGACTGTGGCAATTCATGATAATCTTCTTCATTTTACCTAATGACGTTGCACTGCAATTAAGCAAAATACTGAAACGCAAGGTGGTAAGAACGAGTTGTACAAAGGAAAGATTTGAAATCTCACAAACCTGTTGTACTCTGTCTCATTCGTGGGTTCCGGGTCCTTAGTTGAATTGTCATATTATTAGCACATTGTCTCCTTCAAACCCTACCAAATCACAGTTTAAATGGAAAACGTGGGTCATGGGGTGAGTTCATGCAGTGTATGTGGGGATTGCTAATTAATCATGTTTAGAGCATCTCCAACCCAGCAACTTATCTCCAACCCAGCAACTTACTTGACTGCTTAAAATAAGACTCACATGTACACATCATTCACTTTTACTCTTCTCAATACAAACACATTTGAATACTTAATTCTCACAATAGAACAATTCTCTTTGAGTGCTTCTAAAagaattcacaaaaaaaattatatgtaatcttcactttcatttttataattaaattatttatgtttattttttattttttttaatatcttaaaaacaAATAGCACCAGTGCTATAGTAAGCAACTGGTgcttaaagagaaaaataactaATACATGTGCAGTGAGAAATACTTATTAAGCAAAGTTGTTTGTGGAACTCAAATGCTTGTGGAACAATGCGTTAAAGTTGCTCTTACccatcaaaataaaacattcaatCTGTCCTCTTTTCAAGCTAAAATACCGTGTTTAGGTTTTGAGATTTGAACTTTGAAACTAATTAAACACAAggtggaaaaaaaaaggaaaaaataatgttaatagcAAGGATAGAGGTGGGAGCCGTGTAGATTTGGGCATAACCTGTACACTTAATAGGAAATGTTTTATACTGACCTAGGGTACAAAAGTAATTGAATGATCTAAAACCGGTATTAACAAATAAAGTATGCTACATTCTTGTTCATTTCTTTTCCACTAATAAAGCATTACTTTGTTACTTTTTTACCCTAGTTAAGAAACATTGCTTTGAGCACACAAAAAAGGTCATGGCCTTGTGTGCAAGGTcagtttgtttttttagtaattaaaataaggTTACTTATAGATAGATGTGTTCATATGTCTCAATTTATCATGATTTAACTCAACTCAATTATATTGGATTCGATTTTTTAAGAGTTTGAATTGAATTCAATTCAATCCAATTAAGACTCAattataaatagtataaaatcATCTTTTCATCCAATTCatgttatataattaaattaattattaaattcaaaacacattaatttttagttcatgtaatttgttaaattattaaattaaaccacctataattttttaagttattgtttttatctctatcttgattatgtttatgtttttttatgctaatttaatattttatttttatctaaaataaaaatgtcataTTAACATTGacactattaattttattggtcAAATATTGTCATAATTTGATCTCTTTTAAATGTATTTAgtcattatataaaatttttaataaaaaaaattattgttctaatttttttaaatatttaaactcAATTAACCTAACTTGATCTAACTCTTTTATAATCGGTTGGTTTAATTGGATCGggtttgtaaataaaattacataaacctCACCAAcctataaaattttgattggatTGAGTGTCAAATTTAGATAAATCCAACCCAATCCACTCATGACTATTCCTACtttcatatattatataataagatTTCATGATACAATTATTGGTATGACTAACTTTGTTTTTATGTGTATAAGATGATGAAGTGAAATTTAAACTTGAAGATTCTGTATTAACTACTTAAATTTTTACTAAGATAAACCCAGTAGATTAATTGTATGTTAAATTTGTACCTACTAGTATGAActcaaatataagtaaaatatatatatttaagtttggtggactgaaatataataataataataataataatttaatcgtatttcatattattattctaaaaatactcTTGTGTTCTAATCTaaacatcatttttaataaatacgaTTAAGGGTAATTTAGGAAATAtagttctttttttatgaaataaaaaaaaataaacttgacTAACATTTTTAATCAGTGTAAAGTTaggtaattttgtttatatataggTCTGAAAGAGTATATAAACGACAGTAATTAgaagttttcaaatttattacaaatatcattgaaaatttgaagctcgatgaaatgagattttttttttttggtcaaaagatgaaatgagattttttttggtcaaaagATGAAATGTGATATTGTATCATCAGGTCAAGTTGGATTTATCGTAAACATACAAATGAAAgtgatgaaaaattgaaaatagtgaAGGAAACGCAAGAAAGCATGCAATTGCTACGGACAAAACCTAATACACCAAGATGACACAAAATCCCATCCATTAACTACTGTTATTCCATTCTTAATTGTCTCGCGCATGCAATGcttataaaagttaaaataattctaCATAAACGACATTCacatgttttgttttattcaCTGATCATTTTTCATGTAAGACATATCCAAATAATCCAAGAAAAGCTCAAAAGCCAACAACTCTTATGTACGAACTATAAGTGTGTCTTCCTATAGTTTTGAAAAGGACCAATATTCTTTAATCATATATTAGATGCATATCGAGCAACGCAAAGCCTTCCTAGTAAAAACAAATCTTTTGTCTAGTTTATTTTGGGGAGAATGACAGTTCTGAAAGCGAGTTAGAGAAGTCAGCATATTAGGGTTTGCAcgtctattttatttataattaataaatgtcatcccataattatatatttatatatttaactaatcataaaaaatgtttgtaatttaattattacgaatttaaatgattaaatatttaaaatgatatttttattgaattattttaataataattacttaGACACAAATTCAAGTCTCTCTCTTTCCTCTTCAACATGCGTATCCCTATATTTTAAGGTAAACACCGTACTACTTATGAGATGATGTACAGTTTGGGCCAATCTTCAGTTCGAAGATATCTTGTGATCAAAATGCTTGAACAACTAAAAGGTTATATTAccctaaaaaatctaaaaaggatactaaattatttaataattttaatccttttcatctctttcaacataTATAATGTTCTTAAATGCAATTCAAATTCATCTTCTTtcatcaagaaaaaaatgaaaattgtagTAAAATTATCAACAGTTTTTTCAAGTGCCTGTGTTTTACATAAGTGATTTGTGCTTCAACTAAATGTTCCTATAGTTATAGCTAAACTAtctcattattaatattttggattataaactataaataaaagtacaataataacaatgaattgaatcctttcaaaaaaaataacaatgaattgaaaaaattaacagttaaaattataattaattttagacatattacatttgtatttaattttctaataattttccATTTTAGTGTAAATGATTATGAGTGTAGCcaatttaaaagaagaaaattcaataTTTCTTAATGTGAAAAAAACAATATCTCTTACTTTTAGAGCAATATCATTTCTTAccatttttctttccacaaaaCCATTATGAAGTGCAGACCAGTATAAATCAACTTGAATGCTACACGACTAGGATAAGAATCTTGCGTTCTTTGAGCCTAGTTCTTTTCGCgagtttttgttaaaattggtGATGCGAGcacattattcttatttttattactgttagtgttaagtaaaaaaatgttctaatataattttgttattatctCTAACAAAAAggacattacttttttttttagaggaaagaGGACACTACTTCACGCCAATAAAAAGTAGAAGTTTTTAAGCTATATATCAAGGTCACCCTTCAGCAAACACTAAAGCACAATAACTAAACCTTCCTTCTACACAATCAAAAACAATTTCAAGCTTTCAAATTtgttaaaagtgagaaaaattgaaTAGGagtatgtttatatttttcaacaataaaCAACGATGAAATATTAGCGACTTTTCGTTTCTAAAATCTAAATGCATATGCTAGTCATCCTGGAAGCATGTGATACACCAATTTGAAACAATCCATATTACTTTTGGTGTGTGATATTTTTCAGTAATTCTTAAAtcttgatttaaataaaaattatataaaaaaaacaaactttaattagttcaaattaataaaatacttattatctatttactttttttccATCCCGCTTATATGTCTATATATCCAtcctgtcttcattttcacttttcatCACAACATTAATCACAtttatcttctttctttctatcttttctctttaattttgatCTCTCTTGTCTTTCCACCACAATCCCACCTTatttaaatatacaattaatatCATTATTCGTTACCCTTTAAGTTATAGTTTAGAAATTttcaaacagaaaagaaaaccaaacattcaAACCTGTTATTAGTATTTAGTATTAAAGACGAAACAGAGTTTGCTGAACTTCCTTTcttcaaaaaagaaattttgagtTGACAAACTAATAAAAGGAAGTTAATACTAAATTCACAATATTTGAGTTTGTTTGAATTAACGTAAGTTAaacttatcataatttttttaagcaatAAATATTTGCTTTTGTAGCAAACTTACCATGCTTTTATCTAATTAttacttctatatatatatcatgatgAGTTTAATCCAAAGTCAATCCAAACACagctgtaaaaataaaatttggttgaACTTAACTTTTGATGTAATCTAGAGTTGTCTACCTTCAAtggaaatgaaaaaatgaaataactttGAAGTAAACTTCATTCaattcaactaaaaaaaactattagtaGGTGCAACTTTATATAACAAGTAAACTTCAACTTAGAAGATAGTCACAATCTAAATTGATCATGAGTCAGCAATGTGAACTGTGGAGAATCAAATTTTTGGCGTTTAGCACAGGTCAAGTTCTGACGCAAGTTATACACAGcttgaataattattattataagtgCTGCATTATGTGCAACAGCTTTCAGGCAAAGCTGCTTTCAGTTTAATCTCTATGTCTCTCAGCCTTACatctaaaatattatcaaatgtcaGATGCCAGATTCTCACATCCCATCCACATCTCCTTGCACTTGTCACTCACAACACAACACAGCAAAAGCTACTTTTTCATCTCAACACCCAAAACAAAACTTGCCCATTAGGAACACCAGAGAGAGGGAGACAAAAGtgctaaatatatatatatgtagcaATTGGTATAGAAAATGAGATTTGGATTGGAATGGTTTCCCCaagcaaataaaattaaattaaaaataaaaaagacaagcCCTCCTCAAAATTATCATAAAGCAGTTAACTCACAAGCCTCCAACCCCATTGATCCTACCCAACAAAGAAAATCCCAATGTCATAATTGGTGTCATTTCATTTCTCTAGTGTGTGGTATCTTTTTTCTTAGCATGTGTCATCTTTGTTGTTCCCATTTCCATTCACCAAGAGCCCTTTGCTTTCTTcatctctctcattttccttATTCCTAAGCCCATTGCAACTACCCATTTCAATCCTAGTGAGCTTCTCAGCCTTCAAAGCCTCAGCTTCCCAATCTGTCCTCACCAACACAACATAGAGGATTGACACAGCACATGCCACCTGGGCCGACAGAAGCCCAAACCAAAGCCCACTGAACCCCACCTTGAACCAAAAGGCCAGGCCCACGGCCACTGGGGTGCCCACAAAGTAGAATGAGCCTAGGTTTATGTGGGCCCCAATACCAGGTCGGGCCGTGCCACGAAGGATCCCACAGCCCGTGGTTTGTGGACAGTTCCCAAGCTCACACAGGCCCATAATCGGCATGACTGATGCAACCAAGGCTTTTACGGGCTCGTCGTTGGTGAAAAGCCCAGCCCACCTTTGACCCAATATCACAGTCCATGTAACATTGATGAAGCCTATCACAAAAGCACATCCTAAGGCAACCGTTGCTGCTAGTTTTGCCTTGTATGGTTTCCCAGCTCCAAGCTCATTCCCTACCTGCATTAATTGCATTGAAAATGTGAAATTCCTTAGTGTATGCTTGGATttcagtttaaaaaaataaaagtttttttacttttaaaacaataaatttttctttctttattttatacaaattcacAATTGTATTCTGTAACTCTAATATACAAGCATAGCCTTATTCTAAGTGCTTCGTGGCAAATTTCACGTGGGTATAATTCAAATTGTACATCATACCAATGTTATGTGCAAGTTTACTTTTGGTGCAGCAAACAGAAATATACCAAGTTATCAAGTACACCAACTAGTTTGATGGGTCCCACCAGAAGAGTGGAGTCCATTGGCGATTTGATGGTTAAATTATGTGGTCAAATGGAAATCTATGATGGACCTTGTATGCAAGCCTAGCAGAAATGCACTTACTTAGaagtaattaattagtttttaattttgtctGGTCACATTGCAAGTGTGACCTAACTGGGTCCATGTACTGCTATTTTTCTTTACAGTTTACACACCCTGAATGTCTCGTCTGATCAGATAGAGATAGGGAAAAGACCTACGGTTGCCAGTAATTTCTCATGATCTCTAACAAACCATTGAAAcagtggaaaaaataaaaataaaataaaaaatgatccaACCTACTACTACAACTATCTTCCTGGTcgtgatcatcatcatcattatttatCAACACCATCATCATGATTCCAACCTATTTTTATACACCTCCTTTAACAAATCAATaatattgtgaaaaaaataaaaataaaacaaaatcaaactttatattatttattgtatcTTTTATGTCCCTGCCTCAAAGGTTAAAGCTATGCTTGGTGGTTTGTTTAGGATTGTTTTCACCACAAAAGTTAAAATGCACATGTGGATGAAGACAATTTAATGCCTTCCAAATATGTTTTGTCAAAGAAAATGTAAAGCATCTTATATAAAGAAACATGTGTACAGCTCAATCAATACTATGTTTTAAGTGTTTaggtaaacaaaaaatagaaataacatTATGAAAGAATATAAGAGCAAGCCAAGTATTTTGGAAGCAGTCATGGGTTATATATACACTTTTCTAGTGTAacccaataaataaataaataataaaccaaaaaaaatcaaaatatgccTAGTATTTACTTCCATTTTTGCAAAATAATGCAAGTACACAAAAAAGTAAGCTAATAGATCAACCTATCATAGTACTAGTATTTACTACCATTTATGATAGGCCagatacattaaatttaaaaccaAATAAGAAATTGCAAATTTGAATTTATCCCCTGCTGCTTTGCCTTCAAACCCCATTCCACATAAGCCAACTTGCTAAAAGTAAATGGTTCCTTCCTGCTCTCAAGTTCTAACACCAAATCACAGACACAAAAAGTGGGAAAAGAACAAACTAGCCAAGCCACCTGCACTCTGCACACCACTCTCTAGTCCCTATCTTCCCCTGTCTCAACCAACCCAACTggttaaaaaaggtaaaaaaatgaaCTGAACATGGTCAAACAAGTCTTCCTATCCTCTTTGGGAACACTGTGTTATTTAAATAGGACAATGATAACTGAACACttgtatatttcatattttcaatTGACATATTGCATTTTTCTCGCTTACTGCTGATGATATTATATGACCTATCTAATGCAGTTAAGTTTGTAAAGTTTGTACACACTTACACAGTCACTGTATTTATAACAGTCGAATAAAGatcaaacaattcaaattttaaatggacTTTTTAACcctaatttttaaagaaaaatatgaaacatCTTATCAAATCATCATGAGATAATTCTGAAGCTGTGATTGGTTTTCCATCTTGGGAGCTCCAAACTAAGTTTCGATGATAAACTCATTTTGGTGACATATGTAATTACCTCCAAAAGTATGTATgcactaaaaaaaatttgtccGACCATTCAGTTTTGCAAAACTAAGacttaagttgtttttataaattcaatttgcaaattttaatcaaaacatTAACTGAATCGATGAATACGTGTGAACAATGAAAGTTTGACTAGATATCTCTCCCTAGGTATAGGGAGAGTATCCATGAATATTTTGAATACAATATAGTGTAGTATATAGTAtagtggagagagagagagagagagagagagagactcaCCCTGGCAGAAACACAGCCTGCAAGTGCCATTGGGACAGTGTACATCATGCTAGTTGTCTGAATGAGAATACCAGTGGCAGCCACAGCCAGTGTTGGACGTGGCAAGTACCCAGCCAGCACAGTCACAATCTCGTACCACCACCACTCCAAACATATCATAAGGCAACTAGGCACAGCAAACCCCATCAACTGCCCCAACCCAGAGCACACCACTCCCCCACCACCACACCGCCACTTCAGCACCACCTCCCTCTTCCTGCACACGCACACATACCCTGCCATCAGCACCACCATGTTTAGATTAGTCATCACTGAAGCCATGGCCACCCCTGGTAC
The Glycine max cultivar Williams 82 chromosome 16, Glycine_max_v4.0, whole genome shotgun sequence genome window above contains:
- the LOC100800364 gene encoding protein DETOXIFICATION 54, with translation MGDNKDHDFFSHKFPTTSQVMEEMKELWGMALPITAMNMLVFVRAVVSVLFLGRLGSLELAGGALSIGFTNITGYSVLVGLAAGLEPVCSQAFGSKNWDLLSLSLQRMVLILLMAIVPISLLWLNLERIMLFMGQDSAITGMASLYCFYSLPDLLTNTLLQPLRVFLRSQKVTKPMMYCSLVAVLFHVPLNYLLVVVMGLGVPGVAMASVMTNLNMVVLMAGYVCVCRKREVVLKWRCGGGGVVCSGLGQLMGFAVPSCLMICLEWWWYEIVTVLAGYLPRPTLAVAATGILIQTTSMMYTVPMALAGCVSARVGNELGAGKPYKAKLAATVALGCAFVIGFINVTWTVILGQRWAGLFTNDEPVKALVASVMPIMGLCELGNCPQTTGCGILRGTARPGIGAHINLGSFYFVGTPVAVGLAFWFKVGFSGLWFGLLSAQVACAVSILYVVLVRTDWEAEALKAEKLTRIEMGSCNGLRNKENERDEESKGLLVNGNGNNKDDTC